AGCGCCGCCGGCTGACGCAAACTCTGGCCGGACTGCTCGATCAAGTGCTCGCCGACCGGCGGCCGAAATACCAAGGCCGCGCCCCGCAAGGAGCACGTTGACATGGATGCGGCGGCCTTGCTCATTCGACACGTGCTTTTTCCCGCCTGGGTGAAGAGGAATCGGAGTGCGCGTTTGTCGTATCTCCGCGAACTCGAACGCTCGCAGTTTCAGTCCGCGGACGCGCTGTCCGAGCAGCAGTGGACGCTATTCCACGCTCTTCTCCGTCATGCCTTCGACCACTGCAGCTTCTATCGGAAGAAGCTCGTCGCCGCGGGAATCACTCCGGATGACATCCGCACGCCGGACGACATCACCAAGGTACCAACGACGTCGAAGCAAGAGATACAGGAGTCACTCGATGAGCTTATCGCCGATACGACGCGACGCGATGTCCTCATCAGGGACATGACCGGGGGCTCGACCGGATCTCCCCTTGTCTTCTACTACGACCGCGATCGCCTCGACACCAGGGTCGCTGCTACGCTGCGGCACAACCGCTGGACGGGCTGGGACATCGGCGACAAGATGGCCGTGCTCTGGGGGGCGCGACGCGACGTGAGCGGCGCGACGTCGGTCAAGACGCGCGCGCGGACGTGGGTTATCGACCGCCGCATCATGCTCGATGCTTCGGCGATCGACGAGGCGCGGATGCACGCGTTCTGTCGCGAGCTGCGCGTCCACCGCCCCCGGTTTATACTCGCCTATGCGAATACAATGGCGCTGTTCGCGCGGTTCGTCCGCGACGTCGGCAAAGCGCCGATACGCCCACAGGCTATCATCTGCTCCGCCGAGGTGCTGACCCCGGAGAACCGTGCCCTCATCGAGTCGACGTTCGGTTGCCCCGTCTACAATCGTTATGGATCTAGAGAGTTTGCGGTGATCGCATCGGAATGTCATCTCCACCAGGGTATGCACATCAACGCGGAGAACCTTCTCCTGGAGGTTCTGGCCGGAGGCGCAGGCTCGGAGGACGGTGAGCTGGTAATCACCGACCTCAGGAACTATGCCATGCCGATGATTCGTTACCGCACGAGGGACGTCGGCCGACTCACGGCGACGCCGTGTGGTTGTGGGCGCGGATTACCGCTGCTCCAGCTCTCGGGCGGACGGAGCACCGACTTTCTCACAGCAATTTCCGGCCAGAAGGTTTCCGGCATCGTCATAGCGACATACGTCATCACCAATATTCCCGGTATCCGCCAGATCCAGTTCGTGCAGCAACGAGCGGATCGCGTGCGAGTGCGGCTTGCACAGGGCCCCGAGTGGTCAGGTGAAGCGGCGCAACAGCTTACTGCGCGTGTTCGGAGCTTTCTGGGTGAGTCGATGGCAGTCGACGTCGAGTTCGTAAACGATATTCCGTCGGAACAATCGGGTAAGTATCGCTTTTCCGTGTCAACACTTTCGGCCTGAACGCCTGGTTATGAATAACCTCTTCGCCGCGGCTCTTCGCTGCAGTGGAATCTTTCCTGTCGCGACGCTGCTCGCACGCAGAAGCCCGCGCATTCTCATGTATCACCGGTTCGGTGAGCAGACACGAAGCCCCTGGCCGGACCGCGCTATCTTCGAGCGACAGATCCGCTATTTGCGTTCGAAGTTCCAGGTGATCTCACTCGCTGAGCTCACCGAGTCTCTAGCCGCCGGGAGCCCGCGGCAGAACGCGGTCGTGCTGACCATCGACGATGGGTACGAAGACTTCTATAGCGTGGCGTACCCCATTCTCAGGAAATACGACGTTCCCGCTACGTTGTATGTGGCAACCGATTTCATCGATGGACACACCTGGCTATGGCCGGACATCGTCGCCTACATTCTCCAGCGGACGACGCATCGAAGCTGGACCTCCAATGGGCGCGTACCGAAACAGACCTACGACCTGACGGTTGCAGCCCAGCGTAGGGCCGCATGGAGCAGTATCGGCACGGGATGTGTCGAGATGGGCGTCTGTTCACGAACGGCGCTGCTCCAAGACTTGGCGATGGAGCTCGGCGTCGACGTGCCACCTCGCCCAACGCCAGAGT
The Luteitalea sp. genome window above contains:
- a CDS encoding polysaccharide deacetylase family protein; this encodes MNNLFAAALRCSGIFPVATLLARRSPRILMYHRFGEQTRSPWPDRAIFERQIRYLRSKFQVISLAELTESLAAGSPRQNAVVLTIDDGYEDFYSVAYPILRKYDVPATLYVATDFIDGHTWLWPDIVAYILQRTTHRSWTSNGRVPKQTYDLTVAAQRRAAWSSIGTGCVEMGVCSRTALLQDLAMELGVDVPPRPTPEFKPLNWTQLREMAAHGIEIGSHSCSHARLTLCSPQELDHEVLDSRRRIEEMLDGPVRSFCYPFGKPADVNWSVRQAVIDAGYGNAVVAYSDADLTDDLFGLRRFGIGADLDHFRRIASGAAVVSAKLRRLSRFTSPQPG